The genomic stretch TCGCAAACAGTTTCCCGAAAAACGGCATAATATACTTAAAGTACATAAAGTAAGCCTGTCTGAATCCGAACATTTCCGGCTGGGACGTTTCCAGACATACCACCTGCCCGCCCGGCTTCACTACACGTCTCATCTCTTTCAGTACAGTCAAGTAATCAGGGACATTGCGGAGTCCGAAGCCAATGGTGACATAATCAAATGTATCATCATCAAAAGGAAGCTCCATCGCATTTCCGTGCAGCAGTTCAATTTGGCTGAATCCGCCGTCTTTTACTTTCTGCTCGCCGACACTCAGCATATTTTCACTGAAATCCAAGCCCTTGATCTCGCCGCTTTTGCCTGCCGCTTTTGCAAGAGCGATCGTCCAGTCAGCCGTTCCGCAGCAGACATCAAGTGCTTTTGCGCCTTCCTTTACATTCATGATGCGCATCGTTTTGTCGCGCCATTTTTTATGCTGCTGAAAACTGATGACAGAGTTCATTTGGTCATAATTTTTATATATTTTTTCAAATACTCCGTGTACGCGCTGTTCTTTTGAGTCCTGCATAATGGTTTACCCTTCTTCCACTTTCTGATGATAGGTTTGATCTTGGCTGATTGTCTTCAGACGGTTTATTAAAATGTTCTGAATAGGTGAATTTAGAGGCAGAAGTGACTCAATGCTGTTTTTCGCTTTTTTAAAACAATCTTCTAATATCTCTTCTTTTGTTTTTCCCAGCTGTATAAAACTGCCGATCACATCCAGAAATGCATCATTTCCGTTCATAAGCCGCTTAAATACAAAAAAATCACTCGACAGCTTTTTCCAGCGCGGGAGGTTGAAGTGTTCCGCCACACGATGGAATAAAGCTGATTCAACGATGCC from Bacillus subtilis subsp. subtilis str. 168 encodes the following:
- the menG gene encoding demethylmenaquinone methyltransferase (Evidence 1a: Function from experimental evidences in the studied strain; PubMedId: 16279806, 9045837, 9139683, 21513522, 26735940; Product type e: enzyme) is translated as MQDSKEQRVHGVFEKIYKNYDQMNSVISFQQHKKWRDKTMRIMNVKEGAKALDVCCGTADWTIALAKAAGKSGEIKGLDFSENMLSVGEQKVKDGGFSQIELLHGNAMELPFDDDTFDYVTIGFGLRNVPDYLTVLKEMRRVVKPGGQVVCLETSQPEMFGFRQAYFMYFKYIMPFFGKLFAKSYKEYSWLQESARDFPGMKELAGLFEEAGLKNVKYHSFTGGVAATHIGWK